From one Comamonas piscis genomic stretch:
- the hemE gene encoding uroporphyrinogen decarboxylase, translating into MSTTFAPLTNDTFLRACRRQATEYTPLWLMRQAGRYLPEYKATRARAGSFMGLATNVDYATEVTLQPLERFALDAAILFSDILTVPDAMGLGLSFAEGEGPRFAKVVRDEAAVQALAVPDMDKLRYVFDAVTSIRRALNGRVPLIGFSGSPWTLACYMVEGKGSDDYRQVKSLMYSRPDLMHRILEVNADSVAVYLNAQIDAGAQAVMIFDSWGGVLADGAFQQFSLAYTKRVLSQLKRTGVDGTDVPRIVFTKGGGIWLPEMRDLDCEVLGLDWTANLGKARAIVGGEAGGPGKALQGNIDPNVLFAPPERIAEQVRHVLESFGTPHTDTSRPGPTHIFNLGHGISQFTPPEHVAALVEAVHSQSRAMRS; encoded by the coding sequence ATGAGCACGACATTTGCACCGCTGACCAACGACACCTTCTTGCGCGCCTGCCGCCGCCAAGCCACCGAGTACACGCCGCTGTGGCTGATGCGCCAAGCCGGCCGCTACCTGCCCGAGTACAAGGCCACGCGCGCACGCGCTGGGAGCTTTATGGGGCTGGCGACGAATGTGGACTACGCCACCGAGGTGACCTTGCAGCCGCTGGAGCGCTTTGCGCTCGACGCCGCCATCCTCTTCAGCGACATCCTGACGGTGCCCGATGCGATGGGCCTGGGCCTGTCCTTTGCCGAAGGCGAAGGCCCGCGTTTTGCCAAGGTGGTGCGCGACGAAGCCGCCGTGCAGGCGTTGGCCGTGCCGGACATGGACAAGCTGCGCTATGTCTTCGATGCCGTGACCAGCATCCGCCGTGCACTGAATGGCCGCGTGCCGCTGATCGGTTTCTCCGGCAGCCCCTGGACCCTGGCCTGCTACATGGTCGAAGGCAAGGGCAGCGACGACTACCGCCAGGTCAAGTCGCTGATGTACAGCCGCCCCGATCTGATGCACCGCATCCTGGAGGTGAATGCCGACAGCGTGGCCGTCTACCTCAATGCCCAGATCGATGCCGGCGCGCAGGCCGTGATGATTTTTGACAGCTGGGGCGGTGTGCTGGCCGATGGCGCCTTCCAGCAGTTCAGCCTGGCCTACACCAAGCGCGTGCTGAGCCAACTCAAGCGCACCGGCGTGGATGGCACGGACGTGCCCCGCATCGTGTTCACCAAGGGCGGCGGCATCTGGCTGCCCGAGATGCGCGATCTGGACTGCGAGGTGCTGGGCCTCGATTGGACCGCCAACCTCGGCAAGGCCCGTGCCATTGTCGGCGGCGAAGCTGGCGGCCCCGGCAAGGCGCTGCAAGGCAATATCGACCCCAATGTGCTGTTTGCGCCGCCCGAGCGCATTGCCGAGCAGGTGCGCCATGTGCTGGAGAGCTTTGGCACACCCCACACCGACACCAGCCGCCCCGGCCCCACGCATATCTTCAACCTGGGCCATGGCATCAGCCAGTTCACCCCGCCCGAGCATGTGGCGGCCTTGGTGGAAGCGGTACACAGCCAGTCGCGCGCGATGCGTAGCTAA
- a CDS encoding Bug family tripartite tricarboxylate transporter substrate binding protein — translation MVQRRHFLGQSAAMAASVLATTSSMWALPAQAQDGVLRIIVGYPPGGATDRVARIVADKLQASLGSTVIVDNKVGAGGRVAAQFVKNAPANQPLLMLANPAVMVVAPLVVNNLGYDPEQDFVPVSEVNRYVFGVAVSSAVPVKEMQHLLAWLKANPAKANIGVPATGSLPHFFALMLGKQAGVEAEAVGYKGSAPLLTDLMGGQVPVAVDTLDTLVQQHQAGKLRLLAVSGDARNAAVPDVPTLKEAGVNLSAAGWNTFFAPQSMPAAQVQRYAAAIHKVMQDPEVHKQFATNYLDPVASTSEQTAKALQAYKKQWAPVIQASGYKP, via the coding sequence ATGGTTCAACGTCGTCATTTTCTCGGCCAGTCCGCAGCCATGGCTGCCTCGGTGCTGGCCACCACCTCATCGATGTGGGCCTTGCCCGCGCAGGCCCAGGATGGCGTGCTGCGCATCATCGTCGGTTACCCGCCAGGGGGCGCCACTGACCGGGTCGCGCGCATCGTGGCCGACAAGCTGCAGGCCAGCCTGGGCAGCACGGTGATCGTCGACAACAAGGTAGGCGCTGGCGGCCGCGTGGCCGCGCAGTTTGTGAAAAATGCCCCCGCCAACCAGCCCCTGCTGATGCTGGCCAACCCCGCTGTGATGGTGGTGGCGCCGCTGGTGGTGAACAACCTGGGATACGACCCAGAGCAGGATTTTGTGCCGGTCAGCGAAGTCAACCGCTATGTGTTCGGCGTGGCGGTGTCCAGCGCCGTGCCGGTCAAGGAAATGCAGCATCTGCTGGCCTGGCTCAAGGCCAACCCGGCCAAGGCCAATATTGGCGTGCCCGCCACCGGCAGCCTGCCGCACTTTTTCGCGTTGATGCTGGGCAAGCAAGCCGGTGTTGAAGCCGAGGCGGTGGGCTACAAGGGCTCGGCCCCGTTGCTCACCGATCTGATGGGAGGCCAGGTGCCGGTGGCCGTCGATACGCTCGACACCCTGGTGCAGCAGCACCAGGCGGGCAAGCTGCGCCTGCTGGCCGTCAGTGGCGATGCGCGCAATGCCGCCGTGCCCGATGTGCCGACCTTGAAGGAGGCGGGTGTCAACCTGTCTGCCGCTGGCTGGAACACTTTCTTCGCGCCCCAGTCCATGCCTGCCGCCCAGGTGCAGCGCTATGCCGCCGCCATCCACAAGGTGATGCAGGACCCGGAAGTGCACAAGCAGTTCGCCACCAACTACCTGGACCCGGTGGCCAGCACCTCCGAGCAGACCGCCAAGGCGCTGCAGGCCTACAAAAAGCAGTGGGCGCCGGTGATCCAGGCCTCGGGCTACAAGCCCTGA
- a CDS encoding MarR family winged helix-turn-helix transcriptional regulator, whose translation MPPNPLADPQQPSNLLLYRLAKLTASAGRLVTRLCERHYGITRREWGVLMWLARQPGLQPSQLADLLELDRARISRAIASMQAKGLLHKSTESSNRRRAALQLSPAGQRLHDALLPQVRRINTDLVAALDADALENLDQSLHSLQQQANLAAQEDDSDAAFPPRQSGHRQNHLG comes from the coding sequence GTGCCGCCCAACCCCCTTGCCGATCCGCAGCAACCCAGCAACCTACTGCTTTACCGCCTGGCCAAGCTCACCGCGTCGGCGGGCCGACTGGTCACGCGGCTGTGCGAGCGCCACTACGGCATCACCCGGCGCGAATGGGGCGTGCTGATGTGGTTGGCGCGCCAGCCGGGCCTGCAGCCCTCGCAGCTGGCCGATCTGCTCGAACTCGACCGCGCCCGCATCTCGCGCGCCATTGCGTCGATGCAGGCCAAGGGGCTGCTGCACAAATCCACCGAATCCAGCAACCGCCGCCGCGCCGCGCTGCAGCTGAGCCCCGCTGGCCAGCGCCTGCATGATGCGCTGCTGCCCCAGGTGCGGCGCATCAACACCGATCTGGTGGCCGCGCTCGACGCCGATGCGCTGGAGAATTTGGACCAGAGCCTGCACAGCCTGCAGCAGCAGGCCAACCTGGCGGCGCAAGAGGACGACAGCGACGCCGCCTTTCCGCCGCGCCAGTCGGGCCACCGCCAGAACCATTTGGGGTAA
- a CDS encoding histidinol phosphate phosphatase, with translation MKLAILERDGIVGQPVLGQLSGHQDWQTMPDAAISIARLNLSGWHVVLVANQPGLGRGLYDCAALNDYHRQMYKELATVGAKVDAVFFCPHPPDDHCDCLDAQATLLRQILDRFNMEAGKVAVIARSPGLLQAAASLGARLHWVSVPGGPDVEAAACPSDQAQQHASMLQCTEHLLQALASRPPPA, from the coding sequence ATGAAACTTGCGATTCTCGAGCGTGACGGTATTGTCGGCCAGCCGGTGCTGGGCCAACTGAGCGGCCACCAGGACTGGCAAACCATGCCCGATGCCGCCATCAGCATCGCCCGGCTGAATCTCTCGGGCTGGCATGTGGTGCTGGTGGCCAACCAACCCGGTCTGGGCCGGGGGTTGTACGACTGCGCAGCGCTGAACGACTACCACCGCCAGATGTACAAGGAGCTGGCCACCGTCGGCGCCAAGGTCGATGCGGTGTTTTTCTGCCCCCATCCGCCCGATGACCACTGCGACTGCCTGGACGCCCAGGCCACGCTGCTGCGCCAGATTCTGGACCGCTTCAACATGGAAGCCGGCAAGGTCGCAGTGATTGCCCGCAGCCCTGGCTTGCTGCAGGCCGCTGCCAGTTTGGGCGCGCGGCTGCACTGGGTCTCTGTGCCCGGTGGGCCGGATGTCGAGGCTGCTGCCTGCCCATCCGACCAGGCCCAGCAGCATGCGAGCATGCTGCAGTGTACGGAGCACTTGCTGCAGGCGCTGGCCAGCCGGCCACCGCCAGCCTGA
- a CDS encoding rhodanese-like domain-containing protein has translation MTTTDTSLPEVLETAWKAAQQQALGYAGSVPPVAAWQLVQQQRAVLVDVRSAEERHFVGHVPGSIHVPWATGTALTRNPRFVRELEARLAAHGGKEAVALLLCRSGKRSVLAAQAAEAAGFRHVFNVQEGFEGELDAQQQRGHGDGWRYHQLLWVQD, from the coding sequence ATGACGACAACCGATACCAGCCTGCCTGAGGTGCTGGAAACGGCCTGGAAAGCGGCGCAGCAGCAAGCGCTGGGCTATGCCGGCAGCGTGCCCCCGGTGGCGGCTTGGCAACTGGTGCAACAGCAACGGGCGGTGCTGGTCGATGTGCGCTCGGCCGAAGAGCGCCATTTTGTCGGCCATGTGCCCGGCAGCATCCATGTCCCCTGGGCGACCGGCACGGCGCTCACCCGCAACCCCCGCTTTGTGCGCGAGCTGGAAGCGCGCCTGGCCGCCCATGGCGGCAAGGAGGCGGTAGCTCTGCTGCTGTGTCGCAGCGGCAAACGCTCGGTGCTAGCTGCGCAAGCGGCCGAGGCCGCCGGCTTTCGCCATGTCTTCAATGTGCAAGAGGGCTTTGAAGGCGAGCTGGACGCGCAGCAGCAGCGTGGCCATGGCGATGGCTGGCGCTACCACCAACTGCTCTGGGTGCAGGACTGA
- a CDS encoding helix-turn-helix domain-containing protein — protein sequence MNDFPHHFGLAVRRSREAMGWSQEQLAAQADLNRSYVGEVERGQVAVSLATIGKLAQALQVAQSTLVQRGEELHQHYLVRAQHMSRLAAIAG from the coding sequence ATGAATGATTTCCCCCACCATTTCGGGCTGGCCGTGCGCCGCTCACGCGAGGCCATGGGCTGGTCGCAAGAGCAGTTGGCCGCGCAGGCGGATTTGAACCGTTCCTATGTTGGCGAGGTCGAGCGGGGCCAGGTGGCAGTGTCGCTGGCCACCATCGGCAAGCTGGCCCAGGCGCTGCAGGTGGCGCAGTCCACCTTGGTGCAACGCGGTGAGGAGCTGCACCAGCACTACCTGGTGCGTGCCCAGCACATGAGCCGCTTGGCGGCGATAGCCGGTTGA
- a CDS encoding family 2A encapsulin nanocompartment shell protein encodes MTANVGGTTALGDSAARQLANATKTVPQLSTISPRWLTHLLQWVPVEAGIYRLNQVKNPEDIRVACTAKTHENQLPRTFVEYDAQPREFFLNAVSTVLDVHTRVSDLYSSPHDQIKEQLRLTIETIKENQESELINNPDYGLLAQVTEEQRIFPLTGAPTPDDLDELLTKVWKEPAFFLAHPLTIAAFGREATRRGTPPPTTSLFGSQFITWRGVPLIPSDKVPVADGKSKILLLRVGDKRQGVVGLFQPGLPGEQGPGLSVRFMGINNHAIASYLISLYCSLAVHTPDALAVLDDVEINKYHDYPDTYK; translated from the coding sequence ATGACAGCGAATGTAGGCGGCACGACCGCATTGGGCGACAGTGCTGCACGGCAGTTAGCCAACGCCACCAAGACCGTTCCTCAGTTATCCACTATCAGCCCCCGCTGGCTGACCCACCTGCTGCAATGGGTGCCGGTAGAGGCCGGTATCTACCGGCTCAACCAGGTCAAGAACCCCGAGGACATCCGGGTGGCCTGCACCGCCAAGACGCATGAGAACCAGCTGCCGCGCACCTTTGTTGAATACGACGCGCAGCCACGCGAATTCTTCCTGAACGCCGTCAGCACCGTGCTGGATGTGCACACCCGTGTGTCCGATCTGTACAGCAGCCCGCATGACCAGATCAAGGAGCAGCTGCGCCTGACCATCGAGACCATCAAGGAGAACCAGGAAAGCGAGCTGATCAACAACCCCGACTACGGCCTGCTGGCCCAGGTGACGGAAGAGCAGCGCATCTTCCCGCTGACCGGTGCGCCCACGCCTGATGACCTCGATGAGCTGCTGACCAAGGTCTGGAAGGAGCCGGCATTCTTCCTGGCCCATCCGCTGACGATTGCCGCGTTTGGCCGCGAAGCGACGCGCCGGGGTACGCCCCCTCCGACCACCAGCCTGTTTGGCTCGCAGTTCATCACCTGGCGTGGCGTGCCGCTGATTCCATCGGACAAGGTGCCGGTCGCAGATGGCAAATCCAAGATCCTGCTGCTGCGCGTGGGCGACAAGCGCCAGGGCGTGGTTGGTCTGTTCCAGCCCGGCTTGCCTGGCGAGCAGGGGCCGGGGTTGTCGGTGCGATTCATGGGCATCAACAACCATGCGATTGCCTCGTACCTGATCTCGCTGTACTGCTCGCTGGCGGTCCACACGCCCGATGCGCTGGCCGTGCTCGATGACGTGGAGATCAACAAGTACCACGACTATCCCGATACCTACAAGTGA
- a CDS encoding family 2A encapsulin nanocompartment cargo protein cysteine desulfurase, producing MVSAVSGPPDPSGAPISPALLAQMASALFAERPAAPGLPGLPGLPPGVQAPVNIAPPGSPLASPAGLGPSVPGTPVPAGLLPGSNLLPASPTPVLSLAHRAPALLPHAAAGNGVPDTLHSALPAYEPRLGGLVQGVPPASAASANPVHAAPAPASASSPGSGYYFLQPQAVAPASDGPLQALADQARHAAPDSHLAGIDLRGPRGANTAALDQQGPSAAPQYYFVHAVPQPNGFVTPAKAHPHADHAPAAAQQDGHPGFDIQAVRRDFPILSERINGKPLVWLDNAATTHKPRQVIERISHFYAHENSNIHRAAHTLAARATDAYEHAREVVRRFIHAPDAREVIFVRGTTEAINLVAKAWGGANVGEGDEIIISHLEHHANIVPWQQLAAAKGARLRVIPVDDQGQIRLDEYQKLINDRTKIVAIGHVSNVLGTVVPVKQVVEIAKRRGITTLIDGAQSIAHTPVDVQDLGADFFVFSGHKIFAPTGIGVLWGRREVLEAMPPWQGGGNMIADVTFEKTVYQPLPNTFEAGTGNIADAVGLGAALEYVERIGIAQISRYEHALVDYGMAQLASIEGLRLIGTVPGKASVLAFTLEGYSTDEVGQALNAEGIAVRTGHHCAQPILRRFGVETAVRPSLAFYNTFDEVDQLVREVRKLAARRR from the coding sequence ATGGTGTCCGCCGTATCCGGGCCGCCCGATCCATCGGGCGCGCCCATCTCCCCCGCGCTGCTGGCGCAGATGGCGTCGGCGCTGTTTGCCGAGCGGCCCGCTGCGCCTGGCCTGCCGGGTCTGCCCGGCTTGCCGCCAGGTGTGCAGGCGCCTGTGAACATCGCGCCGCCTGGCTCACCGCTGGCCAGCCCGGCTGGCTTGGGCCCCAGCGTGCCAGGCACGCCTGTGCCCGCTGGCCTGCTGCCCGGTAGCAACCTGTTGCCGGCATCGCCTACACCCGTGCTGTCGCTGGCCCACCGCGCCCCGGCCTTGCTGCCCCATGCCGCCGCAGGCAATGGCGTGCCCGATACGCTGCACAGCGCGCTGCCCGCCTATGAGCCGCGCCTGGGCGGCCTGGTGCAAGGGGTGCCGCCAGCCAGCGCTGCATCTGCCAACCCCGTGCATGCCGCACCTGCACCCGCCTCCGCGTCCTCCCCGGGTAGTGGCTATTACTTTTTGCAGCCGCAGGCAGTTGCCCCGGCGAGTGATGGACCCTTGCAGGCGCTGGCTGACCAGGCCCGGCATGCGGCGCCCGACAGCCATCTGGCGGGCATTGATCTGCGCGGGCCCCGGGGCGCCAACACGGCTGCCCTGGACCAGCAGGGACCCAGCGCCGCGCCGCAGTACTACTTTGTGCATGCAGTGCCGCAGCCCAATGGCTTTGTCACGCCCGCCAAAGCGCATCCGCATGCTGATCACGCGCCGGCGGCTGCGCAGCAGGACGGCCATCCGGGCTTTGACATCCAGGCGGTGCGGCGTGATTTTCCGATTCTGTCCGAGCGCATCAATGGCAAGCCGCTGGTCTGGCTGGACAATGCCGCCACGACGCACAAGCCGCGCCAGGTGATTGAGCGCATCAGCCATTTCTATGCGCATGAGAACTCCAACATCCACCGCGCGGCACACACCCTGGCCGCGCGGGCGACCGATGCCTATGAGCATGCGCGTGAGGTGGTGCGGCGCTTTATCCATGCGCCCGATGCGCGCGAGGTGATCTTTGTGCGCGGCACCACCGAGGCCATCAACCTGGTGGCCAAGGCCTGGGGTGGGGCCAATGTGGGCGAGGGCGATGAGATCATCATCAGCCACCTGGAGCACCATGCCAACATCGTTCCCTGGCAGCAGTTGGCGGCGGCCAAGGGCGCACGGCTGCGGGTGATTCCGGTCGATGACCAGGGCCAGATCCGGCTCGATGAATACCAGAAACTGATCAACGACCGCACCAAGATCGTGGCCATCGGCCATGTCTCCAACGTGCTGGGCACAGTGGTGCCCGTCAAGCAGGTGGTGGAGATCGCCAAGCGCCGGGGCATCACCACCTTGATCGATGGCGCGCAGTCCATTGCCCACACCCCCGTCGATGTGCAGGACCTGGGGGCGGACTTCTTTGTCTTCTCGGGCCACAAGATCTTTGCGCCCACCGGTATCGGCGTGCTCTGGGGCCGGCGCGAGGTGCTGGAGGCCATGCCACCCTGGCAGGGCGGCGGCAATATGATTGCCGACGTGACGTTTGAGAAAACCGTCTACCAGCCCTTGCCCAACACCTTTGAGGCAGGCACCGGCAATATCGCCGATGCGGTGGGACTGGGTGCGGCGCTGGAGTACGTGGAGCGCATCGGCATCGCGCAGATCAGCCGCTATGAGCATGCGCTGGTGGACTATGGCATGGCCCAGCTGGCCAGCATTGAGGGGCTGCGGCTGATTGGCACCGTGCCCGGCAAGGCCAGCGTGCTGGCCTTCACCTTGGAGGGCTACAGCACCGACGAGGTGGGCCAGGCGCTGAATGCCGAAGGCATCGCCGTGCGCACCGGCCACCACTGCGCGCAGCCCATCCTGCGCCGCTTTGGGGTCGAGACTGCCGTGCGGCCCTCGCTGGCCTTCTACAACACCTTTGATGAGGTAGACCAGCTGGTGCGGGAGGTGCGCAAGCTGGCGGCGCGGCGGCGATGA
- the epsC gene encoding serine O-acetyltransferase EpsC: MTTPFPIQEVAAELAEQRRLWRDSHQRSQEPGGREFPSRDALAQTLGLLKGVLFPMRLGPHDLLQESEDFYVAHALDAALHRLQTQIALELRYTQRSPAGTDEQAQALTRHFALALPGIRRLLDSDVQAAYEGDPAARTVDEVLLCYPGVLALIHHRIAHQLYVLQLPLLARIVAELAHSETGIDIHPGAQISEGFFIDHGTGVVVGETAVIGRKVRIYQAVTLGAKRFVQTAQGHLQKGQPRHPIVEDGVVIYAGATILGRVTLGAGAVIGGNVWLTQSVAAGAHVTQASLQAAAALRRSNEPALPAEEAAL; the protein is encoded by the coding sequence ATGACCACCCCTTTCCCCATCCAAGAAGTGGCCGCAGAGCTGGCCGAGCAGCGCCGCCTGTGGCGTGATTCCCACCAGCGCAGCCAGGAGCCCGGTGGGCGCGAGTTTCCCTCGCGCGATGCGCTGGCGCAGACCCTGGGTTTGCTCAAGGGCGTCCTGTTTCCGATGCGGCTGGGCCCGCATGATTTGCTGCAGGAGAGCGAAGATTTTTATGTGGCCCATGCGCTGGATGCCGCCTTGCACCGGTTGCAGACCCAGATTGCGCTGGAGCTGCGCTACACCCAGCGCAGCCCGGCAGGCACCGATGAGCAGGCCCAGGCGCTGACGCGCCATTTCGCACTGGCCTTGCCAGGGATTCGCCGCCTGCTGGACAGCGATGTGCAGGCCGCTTACGAAGGCGACCCCGCCGCCCGCACCGTGGACGAGGTGCTGCTGTGCTACCCCGGCGTGCTGGCCTTGATCCACCACCGCATTGCCCACCAGCTCTATGTGCTGCAGCTGCCGCTGCTGGCCCGCATCGTGGCTGAGCTGGCGCACAGCGAGACGGGTATTGACATCCACCCCGGCGCGCAGATTAGCGAGGGCTTTTTTATCGACCATGGCACCGGCGTGGTGGTGGGCGAGACGGCGGTGATTGGCCGCAAGGTGCGCATCTACCAGGCCGTCACCCTGGGCGCCAAGCGCTTTGTGCAGACCGCGCAAGGCCATCTGCAAAAGGGCCAGCCGCGCCACCCGATCGTGGAAGACGGCGTGGTGATTTATGCGGGCGCGACCATTCTGGGCCGGGTCACCTTGGGCGCCGGCGCCGTCATTGGCGGCAATGTCTGGCTGACCCAGAGCGTGGCTGCGGGCGCCCATGTGACCCAGGCATCGCTGCAGGCCGCTGCTGCACTGCGGCGCAGCAACGAGCCCGCGTTGCCCGCTGAGGAGGCTGCGCTATGA
- a CDS encoding sulfatase codes for MLKRPNIIFIVADDLGYADLGCYGGRNASFGAVSPHIDALADGGLKLTQGYSNSPVCSPTRFALMTARYQYRLRGAAEEPIRTATRGNPDLGLPPSHPTLPSLLRDAGYRTALMGKWHLGYPPHFSPLQSGYEEFFGPMSGGVDYFSHCGANGQHDLWFGEAEHSQPGYLTDLISDYAVDYIDRMAAGAQQETPFFLSLHYTAPHWPWETRDDETLSRELVENKQAIYHLHGGNIESYQRMIHHMDEGIGRLVARLQAHGLAEDTLIVFTSDNGGERFSDNWPLVGGKMDLTEGGIRVPWVAHWPRVIAPAGESRQTCMTMDWSATMLEIGGAQPAADYPLDGKSLLPLLQDVAWQDDQPLFWRMNHRGQRAMRDGDWKYLRVDGVDYLFNLRADERERANMAAVLPERLQAMVAAWEAWNASMPPIPGDATVSLCYTNADMPQR; via the coding sequence GTGTTGAAACGACCGAACATCATCTTTATCGTGGCCGATGACCTGGGCTACGCCGATCTGGGCTGCTATGGCGGCCGCAACGCCAGCTTTGGGGCCGTGTCGCCGCACATCGATGCGCTGGCGGACGGGGGGCTCAAGCTGACGCAGGGCTACTCCAACTCGCCGGTCTGCTCGCCGACACGCTTTGCGCTGATGACGGCGCGCTACCAGTACCGCCTGCGTGGCGCTGCCGAGGAGCCGATCCGCACCGCCACACGCGGCAACCCGGACCTGGGCCTGCCGCCCAGCCACCCCACCTTGCCATCGCTGCTGCGCGATGCGGGCTACCGCACGGCCTTGATGGGCAAGTGGCACCTGGGCTACCCGCCGCATTTCAGCCCGCTGCAATCGGGTTATGAAGAGTTCTTTGGGCCCATGTCGGGCGGCGTGGACTATTTCAGCCACTGCGGTGCCAACGGCCAACATGACCTCTGGTTTGGCGAGGCCGAGCATTCGCAGCCCGGCTACCTGACCGACCTGATCAGCGACTATGCAGTGGATTACATCGACCGCATGGCGGCCGGCGCGCAGCAAGAGACGCCCTTCTTTTTGAGCCTGCACTACACCGCGCCGCACTGGCCCTGGGAGACGCGGGATGACGAGACGCTGTCGCGCGAGCTGGTCGAGAACAAACAAGCCATCTACCACCTGCATGGCGGCAATATCGAGAGCTACCAGCGCATGATCCACCACATGGACGAGGGTATTGGCCGCCTGGTGGCGCGCTTGCAGGCGCATGGGCTGGCAGAAGATACCTTGATCGTCTTCACCAGCGACAACGGCGGCGAGCGCTTCTCGGACAACTGGCCGCTGGTGGGCGGCAAGATGGACCTGACCGAGGGCGGCATCCGCGTGCCCTGGGTAGCCCACTGGCCGCGCGTGATTGCGCCGGCGGGCGAGAGCCGCCAAACCTGCATGACGATGGACTGGAGCGCGACTATGCTGGAGATTGGCGGTGCCCAGCCTGCTGCTGATTACCCTTTGGATGGGAAGTCGCTGCTGCCGCTGCTGCAGGATGTGGCCTGGCAAGACGACCAGCCCCTGTTCTGGCGCATGAATCACCGGGGCCAGCGTGCGATGCGCGATGGCGACTGGAAATACCTGCGGGTCGATGGCGTGGACTATCTGTTCAACCTGCGCGCCGACGAGCGCGAGCGCGCCAACATGGCGGCGGTGTTGCCCGAGCGGCTGCAAGCCATGGTGGCAGCCTGGGAAGCCTGGAACGCGAGCATGCCGCCAATACCGGGGGATGCGACCGTCAGCCTGTGCTACACCAACGCCGACATGCCCCAGCGTTAA